One genomic window of Desmospora activa DSM 45169 includes the following:
- a CDS encoding Myb-like DNA-binding domain-containing protein gives MSRSWTPEEDRNLLHWVAQCKKTGMSRTQTFDIIGERLERSSNACYLRWKSLINRKGIEPGTAIDKLSEWSHEYQKLKERLNQLEQQVGSNDEKMEQWIRESRKLREEMRFFETLLLEEYQLLLNLLNKNNRSARLHQAD, from the coding sequence TTGTCCCGTTCTTGGACCCCTGAAGAAGATCGGAACTTGCTCCATTGGGTGGCACAGTGTAAAAAAACAGGGATGTCACGTACTCAAACCTTTGATATCATCGGTGAACGCTTGGAAAGAAGCAGCAACGCTTGCTATCTTCGATGGAAAAGTTTAATCAATCGCAAGGGAATAGAGCCAGGAACCGCCATCGATAAGCTATCTGAATGGAGCCATGAATATCAGAAGTTGAAGGAACGTCTCAACCAATTGGAACAGCAGGTCGGTTCCAACGACGAGAAAATGGAGCAGTGGATTCGTGAGAGCCGAAAACTGCGGGAAGAGATGCGCTTTTTTGAAACCTTGTTGTTGGAAGAGTATCAGCTGCTGCTTAACCTGTTGAACAAGAACAATCGATCGGCACGACTTCACCAAGCCGATTAA
- a CDS encoding sporulation protein YjcZ, whose protein sequence is MSGYGYGYGYGYGFGLRRLLIFLLIIATIFAVLGIWY, encoded by the coding sequence ATGTCCGGCTACGGCTACGGCTATGGTTATGGCTATGGTTTCGGCCTGCGTCGCTTATTGATCTTCCTGCTTATCATCGCTACCATCTTCGCCGTTCTCGGCATCTGGTATTGA
- the nagZ gene encoding beta-N-acetylhexosaminidase: protein MKRAYGRKALAVLILAVILTLSLWFFSTQSPVSHIGGKAEGETGDEWVERKIQEMSLEEKVGQMFMVGFQNGNQPALEMNEQAQALIQDYHVGGMVLFDRNVDSPEQVAELNNTLQSTAENGSTGVPLFISIDQEGGKVLRIRDGVTVFPGNMALGATGDVELSRQSGKVMGEELRALGINMNLAPSLDVNNNDQNPIIGVRSFSSDPDQVAEMGIAQMEGFREGGVLSVVKHFPGHGDTDSDSHIDLPTVAHSMEQLEEVELKPFQRATDEGVDAVMSAHITFPAIDDTPGLPGTLSPRVLTDLLRKEWGYDGVIMTDDMEMGAIVDNFGASDAAVRAVKAGADILLVVHEWERQKESIEAVIQAVEKGEISEQRIDQSTRRILQLKAKPLGQKSIVDHPYTDLESLPEKLATSEHTRQAEKVAEQSITVVRDPNNQLPLNPSRTARILILTPAYEEEWEKAFQGFDFQVETRSVPLIPKPEERQEALAGIAAYDVVVVALSQTQMRPDQQALVTELNQTGKAVIAVGLDTPYDVVALPSNIPYIAAYSSQPVSIHAAVAVVTGKKDPGGKLPVAIPDFYPLGHPDR, encoded by the coding sequence TTGAAGCGTGCCTACGGGCGCAAAGCGCTGGCGGTGCTCATACTGGCCGTCATTTTGACCCTGTCCTTGTGGTTTTTTTCCACTCAGTCTCCGGTATCCCATATTGGCGGAAAAGCGGAAGGAGAGACTGGGGATGAGTGGGTGGAGCGAAAGATACAGGAAATGAGCTTAGAAGAAAAAGTTGGGCAAATGTTTATGGTCGGTTTTCAAAACGGAAACCAACCGGCATTGGAGATGAACGAGCAAGCCCAAGCGTTGATTCAGGATTATCATGTGGGGGGGATGGTGCTGTTTGATCGCAATGTGGATTCCCCCGAACAGGTGGCGGAACTGAACAATACGCTTCAATCCACTGCTGAAAATGGATCGACAGGAGTTCCCCTGTTTATTTCCATTGACCAGGAAGGGGGCAAAGTGTTACGCATCCGTGACGGTGTCACGGTTTTCCCTGGAAATATGGCTTTAGGCGCAACCGGGGATGTGGAGTTGTCCCGTCAAAGCGGAAAAGTGATGGGAGAAGAGCTGAGAGCCCTCGGGATCAATATGAATCTGGCCCCCTCCCTCGATGTCAACAACAATGATCAAAACCCGATTATCGGTGTACGTTCTTTTTCTAGTGATCCGGATCAGGTGGCGGAGATGGGTATCGCCCAAATGGAGGGCTTTCGTGAAGGCGGCGTGTTAAGCGTGGTAAAACATTTCCCCGGTCATGGGGATACTGACAGCGATTCGCATATCGATCTGCCGACGGTCGCTCATTCTATGGAGCAGCTGGAAGAAGTGGAGCTGAAACCGTTCCAACGAGCAACAGATGAAGGGGTGGATGCGGTGATGTCGGCTCATATCACGTTTCCGGCCATCGATGATACGCCGGGTTTACCGGGTACTCTCTCCCCCCGTGTGCTGACGGATCTGTTGCGGAAGGAGTGGGGGTATGACGGCGTCATCATGACTGACGACATGGAGATGGGAGCGATCGTAGATAACTTTGGGGCGAGCGATGCCGCTGTACGAGCGGTAAAAGCGGGAGCGGACATCCTCTTGGTCGTCCATGAATGGGAACGGCAAAAAGAATCGATCGAAGCTGTGATTCAGGCTGTGGAAAAGGGGGAAATCTCTGAACAGAGGATTGACCAATCCACTCGTCGGATTCTACAATTAAAAGCGAAGCCACTTGGACAAAAGTCTATTGTGGATCATCCGTATACCGACCTCGAATCACTTCCAGAGAAACTAGCCACCTCAGAACATACTCGTCAAGCTGAAAAAGTAGCGGAGCAATCGATTACAGTTGTACGCGACCCAAACAATCAACTTCCCCTCAACCCGTCAAGAACTGCACGAATTTTGATTCTGACACCCGCCTATGAAGAGGAATGGGAGAAAGCGTTCCAGGGATTCGATTTTCAAGTGGAAACACGATCGGTTCCACTAATACCTAAACCGGAGGAGCGGCAGGAAGCGCTAGCCGGGATCGCCGCCTATGATGTGGTGGTGGTAGCTTTATCGCAAACACAGATGCGACCGGATCAACAGGCATTGGTCACTGAATTGAATCAAACTGGCAAAGCGGTGATTGCGGTAGGGTTGGATACCCCTTATGATGTGGTGGCGTTGCCATCCAATATCCCTTATATCGCCGCATACAGCTCCCAACCGGTTTCAATTCACGCAGCAGTGGCGGTTGTGACGGGTAAAAAAGACCCCGGCGGAAAGCTGCCGGTTGCAATTCCTGATTTCTATCCTCTCGGTCACCCGGATCGCTAG
- a CDS encoding serine/threonine protein kinase produces MSWKKVIPLLQRVSLEPRPDNQLVKIFHIPAPLEIVGVGTDAVVVYHPQDRDTVFKVFAPNREQVWANEVEVYHKLGKSRWFPLLKDAYPGCLVLSYERGKTLYDCLIEGIPIPESVVEEVEEARRYARDRGLNPRDIHLKNVLLQDGHAKLLDVSEYLKSGDDGRWDHMVQAYRRFYPLFRGKRIPVALLEEIKRAYREWDGRSLPLTDWARRFLPAIFSDDPESN; encoded by the coding sequence ATGTCGTGGAAAAAGGTAATTCCCTTGCTACAGCGCGTCAGTTTGGAACCGCGTCCTGACAATCAGTTGGTAAAGATCTTCCATATCCCGGCACCCTTGGAAATCGTGGGGGTGGGTACGGATGCGGTTGTCGTTTATCATCCGCAGGACCGGGATACGGTATTTAAAGTGTTTGCGCCGAATCGGGAACAAGTCTGGGCCAACGAGGTGGAAGTATACCATAAGTTGGGGAAATCACGATGGTTTCCGCTGTTAAAAGATGCATATCCCGGTTGTCTGGTGTTGAGCTACGAGCGGGGGAAGACACTTTATGACTGCTTGATTGAAGGGATTCCCATCCCGGAATCGGTGGTGGAGGAAGTGGAGGAAGCACGCCGATATGCACGGGACCGGGGGTTAAATCCACGGGATATCCATTTGAAAAATGTGTTGTTGCAAGATGGACACGCCAAGCTTCTCGATGTATCGGAATATCTAAAGTCGGGTGACGATGGTCGCTGGGATCATATGGTGCAGGCATATCGCCGCTTTTATCCTTTATTCCGGGGGAAACGGATTCCCGTCGCACTCTTAGAGGAGATTAAGCGGGCATATCGGGAATGGGATGGCCGTTCCCTTCCGTTGACCGATTGGGCACGTCGTTTTTTACCGGCTATATTTTCCGACGATCCTGAGTCCAACTAA
- a CDS encoding tetratricopeptide repeat protein, whose product MAGLGTATKVEPFRPKKGDHRQTEGDPSVTRYYELARLKYEKKKFPEALGAIEKLLGQDPFHAGGLLLHALILEAAGRVDESRSRFEHVLANHPTLSQAYREFGRYLLWREQALQSAESHLLRGLTINPQDSFAHALLANVYVRTNRKQQAVLHLEIASRQPVDDIRYIETCADVLGRLGEGSEEVRYLLHTILSNSRNRVLKNRVRKALRSQEKSKGDTLKRVFQRVWS is encoded by the coding sequence ATGGCTGGTTTGGGTACGGCGACGAAGGTGGAACCCTTCCGACCCAAAAAGGGGGATCACCGGCAAACCGAAGGAGACCCCAGCGTGACCCGCTATTATGAGCTGGCGCGTTTGAAATACGAGAAGAAAAAGTTTCCGGAGGCACTGGGCGCCATTGAGAAATTGTTGGGCCAAGATCCTTTTCACGCAGGAGGATTATTGCTTCACGCTCTGATTTTGGAAGCAGCGGGGCGCGTGGATGAATCCCGGTCCAGGTTTGAGCATGTATTGGCCAACCATCCAACTCTCAGCCAAGCGTATCGGGAATTTGGACGGTATCTTCTGTGGCGAGAACAGGCGTTGCAGTCGGCAGAGTCCCATCTGTTGCGAGGATTGACTATAAACCCGCAAGATTCTTTCGCCCACGCGTTACTGGCGAATGTTTATGTCCGTACAAACCGAAAACAACAAGCGGTCTTACATTTGGAGATCGCTTCGCGTCAACCTGTGGATGATATTCGTTATATTGAAACCTGCGCCGATGTACTGGGGCGATTGGGAGAGGGAAGCGAAGAGGTTCGTTATCTGCTGCACACGATTCTATCTAATTCTAGAAATCGCGTTTTGAAAAATCGGGTGCGAAAAGCATTACGTTCCCAGGAGAAATCCAAAGGAGACACCTTAAAACGAGTTTTTCAGCGCGTATGGTCGTGA
- a CDS encoding pectate lyase family protein gives MKKAFVWYVAVSLVLVGIPFLPLSAVEADVGKQDVEIAATPVGFASVNGSTTGGAGGSTVTVSNATDLINQMQATGPRIIQVSGTISLPAGMHRVASDKTIIGLGSNARITNGGFNLRSVNNIIIQNLTFSGSNDDAINVGYGSHHIWIDHNTFSNAYDGLVDINRQSSYVTVSWNRFQNHDKTSLVGNTDNAPEDRGHLKVTYHHNWFEGTGSRHPRVRFGEVHVFNNYYDAVRGYGIASTMEADVVVESNYFRNVSNPTHVGYGSSGPGDLVERNNVYSNSGTPETRGSAFNPPYSYSPDNAANVPDRVRNGAGAGKL, from the coding sequence ATGAAAAAAGCATTTGTGTGGTATGTGGCAGTCAGTTTGGTACTAGTTGGGATTCCTTTTCTGCCTCTCTCGGCGGTAGAGGCTGATGTCGGCAAACAGGACGTGGAAATCGCTGCCACCCCAGTAGGATTTGCCTCCGTTAATGGGAGTACTACCGGCGGTGCAGGTGGCAGCACTGTGACTGTTTCCAATGCCACGGATTTAATCAACCAAATGCAGGCTACCGGTCCCCGCATTATCCAAGTGTCCGGTACAATCTCATTGCCTGCGGGCATGCATCGGGTAGCCTCCGACAAAACGATCATCGGATTGGGCTCCAATGCCCGCATCACCAACGGTGGTTTCAACCTCCGCAGTGTCAACAACATCATCATCCAAAACCTCACGTTCTCCGGCTCAAATGATGATGCCATCAATGTGGGTTACGGCAGCCATCACATCTGGATCGATCACAATACATTTAGTAACGCTTATGATGGTTTGGTCGATATCAATCGCCAGTCCAGTTATGTCACCGTTTCTTGGAACCGCTTTCAAAACCATGATAAAACCTCCCTGGTCGGCAACACCGATAATGCTCCCGAAGATAGAGGTCATCTAAAAGTTACTTATCACCACAACTGGTTTGAGGGAACCGGTTCTCGCCATCCACGGGTTCGATTTGGTGAGGTTCATGTGTTTAACAACTATTATGATGCGGTGAGAGGGTATGGAATTGCCTCCACGATGGAAGCGGATGTTGTGGTTGAATCCAACTATTTCCGCAATGTGAGCAATCCGACCCATGTAGGTTACGGTTCTTCCGGTCCGGGGGATCTAGTTGAGCGGAACAATGTTTATAGCAACTCCGGTACGCCGGAAACACGGGGTTCCGCTTTTAATCCACCCTACAGCTATTCCCCTGACAATGCCGCAAATGTTCCCGATCGGGTGCGAAATGGTGCCGGAGCGGGTAAATTGTGA
- the ytxJ gene encoding bacillithiol system redox-active protein YtxJ, whose translation MSKWIEITTTEEWSRWRSDPNKRPALIMKHSTQCSVSADAYREFETFLAESAPTDVDYLFVKVIESRAVSNQIAADLDVKHQSPQAILVRNGLPLWDQSHWHITQQSLKEAVDQHL comes from the coding sequence ATGTCCAAATGGATCGAGATTACAACGACGGAAGAATGGTCGCGTTGGCGTAGTGATCCCAACAAACGGCCGGCGTTGATTATGAAACACAGTACACAATGTTCCGTCAGCGCCGATGCTTATCGGGAGTTTGAGACGTTTTTGGCTGAGAGCGCACCGACGGATGTGGATTATTTGTTTGTAAAGGTGATTGAATCACGAGCTGTATCCAATCAGATTGCGGCAGATTTGGATGTCAAGCATCAATCCCCTCAGGCTATTCTCGTTCGCAACGGTTTGCCACTGTGGGACCAATCGCATTGGCATATTACACAACAATCACTAAAAGAAGCGGTGGATCAGCATTTATGA
- a CDS encoding DUF309 domain-containing protein, producing the protein MSREQAYHPLYIQFFHHYHQQEYWEAHEVLEELWQTERDNDFYHGLIQIAAIMHQLKRGKVRGARKLASSAHRYLSPYGSDQDGVDVADILLWLSTCLRMLPEEIGQMEPEQVEAIGLGVCPLPYLHQV; encoded by the coding sequence TTGAGCCGGGAACAAGCGTACCATCCCCTATACATTCAGTTCTTTCACCATTACCATCAACAGGAGTACTGGGAAGCGCATGAGGTGTTGGAAGAATTGTGGCAAACGGAGCGGGATAATGATTTTTATCATGGCCTGATCCAGATTGCGGCCATTATGCACCAGTTGAAGAGAGGTAAGGTGAGAGGAGCACGCAAATTGGCTTCATCGGCGCATCGTTATCTCAGTCCGTATGGATCAGACCAGGATGGAGTCGACGTCGCGGATATCCTTTTATGGCTGTCCACCTGTTTACGTATGTTGCCGGAAGAAATCGGACAAATGGAGCCAGAGCAGGTGGAAGCAATCGGATTGGGAGTATGCCCGCTCCCGTACTTGCATCAGGTATGA
- the kduD gene encoding 2-dehydro-3-deoxy-D-gluconate 5-dehydrogenase KduD, producing the protein MGSVDWFSLEGKTALVTGARTGIGQAIAVGLAQAGADLILHGHRDNMQETEERIAATGRSCRTILIDLSDPAGVKVACENQLAGADIDILVNNAGIIRRSPAAKFQYEDWQEVIDTNLNSLFLLTQLLAQPMLRRGAGKIINIASLLSFQGGITVPSYTASKHAVAGLTKALANEWAPLGVQVNAIAPGYIATNNTEALRKNEERNEQILSRIPAGRWGKPDDLVGAALFLASAASNYVNGHVLVVDGGWMGR; encoded by the coding sequence GTGGGAAGTGTCGACTGGTTTTCGCTAGAAGGGAAGACCGCGTTGGTGACTGGTGCGCGCACAGGGATCGGGCAAGCGATTGCGGTCGGGTTGGCACAAGCGGGGGCTGATCTGATTTTGCACGGCCATCGTGACAATATGCAAGAAACGGAAGAGCGGATTGCCGCCACCGGCCGTTCCTGCCGGACGATCCTGATCGATTTGTCCGATCCAGCAGGAGTGAAAGTCGCTTGTGAGAATCAACTTGCCGGTGCCGATATCGATATCCTGGTAAATAATGCCGGTATCATCCGCCGTTCTCCGGCGGCAAAGTTCCAGTACGAGGATTGGCAGGAAGTGATCGATACCAATCTAAATTCACTGTTCCTATTGACACAACTGCTGGCACAGCCGATGTTGCGCCGTGGTGCGGGCAAAATTATCAATATTGCCTCGCTGTTATCGTTTCAAGGAGGCATTACGGTTCCCTCCTATACAGCGAGCAAACATGCCGTGGCGGGGTTGACAAAGGCGCTGGCCAACGAATGGGCGCCGTTAGGGGTGCAAGTCAATGCCATTGCACCTGGATATATTGCTACCAATAACACGGAAGCCTTGCGGAAAAATGAAGAGCGAAACGAACAAATTCTGAGCCGGATTCCTGCCGGTAGATGGGGAAAGCCGGATGATTTGGTCGGTGCAGCCCTCTTTTTAGCTTCTGCTGCGTCCAATTATGTAAATGGTCATGTGTTAGTTGTAGACGGAGGATGGATGGGAAGATGA
- a CDS encoding UxaA family hydrolase, with translation MRSQWLKVHPDDTVVVALRDYAAGESVQVEKGEVILKDNVPSGHKIAIREVAVGADIIKYGYPIGKASTLIQTGEWVHTHNVQTGLTGALEYEYLPTKSEKAKETSSLPTFQGYIRKNGEVGVRNEIWIINTVGCINKTAEMIARLGNERFQREGVDGVYHFPHPFGCSQLGDDLHNTQKILASLVHHPNAAGVLVLGLGCENNYLASFKEAIGPYEEERVKFLGVQEAADEIEEGLALIEELSDYAASFSRQPVPVSRLRVGLKCGGSDGFSGITANPLVGAFSDRLIAHGGTTVLTEVPEMFGAETILMQRAENEHVFTQMVGLINGFKDYFIKHGQPVYENPSPGNKEGGITTLEEKSLGCVQKGGFAPVMDILPYGGRVTKPGLNIVQGPGNDLVSVTALSAAGAHIVLFTTGRGTPFGGPVPTVKISTNSQLYEKKKNWIDFNAGSLLEGNDIGTLSSDLFQYLIQLASGEKNTQNERFGYKEIAIFKDGVIL, from the coding sequence ATGCGATCACAATGGTTAAAAGTGCATCCCGATGATACGGTGGTTGTAGCCTTACGCGATTATGCGGCGGGAGAGAGTGTACAGGTGGAGAAAGGAGAAGTGATACTGAAAGATAACGTTCCCTCGGGGCATAAGATTGCCATCAGGGAGGTGGCGGTTGGGGCCGACATCATCAAATACGGCTATCCCATCGGAAAAGCTTCCACCTTGATTCAAACTGGGGAATGGGTACACACGCACAATGTTCAAACCGGTTTGACCGGTGCATTGGAATATGAGTACCTTCCCACCAAAAGCGAAAAAGCGAAAGAAACCTCGTCTCTCCCCACATTCCAAGGATATATCCGCAAAAATGGAGAGGTAGGGGTGCGAAATGAAATCTGGATTATCAATACCGTCGGTTGTATCAATAAGACGGCTGAGATGATCGCTCGCTTAGGGAATGAGCGTTTTCAGCGGGAGGGGGTAGATGGCGTTTACCATTTTCCGCACCCCTTTGGCTGTTCTCAGTTGGGGGACGATCTGCACAATACGCAAAAAATCTTGGCGTCGTTGGTCCATCACCCTAATGCTGCTGGTGTGCTCGTACTGGGATTGGGATGTGAAAACAATTATCTGGCGTCATTTAAAGAGGCAATCGGCCCTTATGAGGAAGAGCGGGTGAAGTTTTTAGGTGTACAGGAAGCGGCGGATGAGATTGAAGAAGGATTGGCGTTGATTGAGGAACTGAGCGATTATGCGGCTTCCTTTTCCCGGCAACCGGTTCCGGTTTCCCGCTTACGAGTAGGGTTAAAATGTGGTGGTTCCGATGGATTTTCCGGCATTACCGCCAATCCGTTGGTGGGGGCTTTTTCCGACCGTCTAATCGCCCATGGAGGGACGACAGTGTTGACAGAGGTGCCGGAGATGTTTGGCGCGGAGACGATCTTGATGCAACGGGCGGAAAATGAGCATGTTTTTACGCAAATGGTGGGACTGATCAACGGGTTTAAAGATTACTTTATCAAACACGGACAACCGGTTTATGAAAATCCCTCCCCCGGCAATAAAGAAGGGGGGATCACCACATTGGAGGAAAAATCACTGGGCTGTGTGCAAAAAGGCGGCTTTGCCCCGGTGATGGATATCCTTCCCTACGGAGGGCGCGTGACCAAACCAGGGTTGAATATTGTTCAAGGCCCGGGAAATGATCTCGTTTCGGTGACGGCGTTATCCGCTGCTGGCGCGCACATCGTCCTGTTTACCACCGGCCGGGGAACCCCCTTTGGTGGGCCGGTTCCAACGGTAAAAATATCGACCAACAGTCAGCTCTATGAAAAAAAGAAAAATTGGATCGACTTTAACGCCGGAAGTTTGCTTGAGGGAAACGACATCGGTACATTGTCGTCCGACTTATTTCAATATCTGATTCAACTAGCTTCCGGTGAAAAAAATACTCAAAATGAACGATTCGGTTATAAAGAAATTGCGATTTTTAAAGATGGTGTTATTCTTTGA
- a CDS encoding YesL family protein — protein sequence MEYRGLTGVLYQWCEWIMRLAYLHILWLLFTLLGGVILGVAPATAGMFAVLRQWFLGREDVPVFRTYWQSYRREFWGANLLGWLLFVVAAVLFVDLWVFRLVDGWVGLALSLFFLSLLFLLAITVLYAFPAFVHYRMGILQYVRCALGLGMSHLPLTLLMFVSIFLIGCLYVYLPGLIPAFGFSLVAFVIMKLSMIVFSKAEERFADQSTS from the coding sequence TTGGAGTACCGTGGACTGACAGGCGTGTTGTACCAATGGTGTGAATGGATCATGAGACTGGCTTATCTCCACATTTTATGGCTGCTTTTTACACTGTTGGGCGGCGTGATCCTCGGAGTGGCTCCCGCTACCGCAGGCATGTTTGCAGTTTTGCGCCAATGGTTTTTAGGGCGGGAGGATGTACCCGTCTTTCGCACCTATTGGCAATCGTACCGCCGCGAATTTTGGGGAGCCAATCTACTGGGGTGGTTGTTGTTTGTGGTTGCAGCCGTTCTGTTTGTCGATCTGTGGGTATTTCGTCTGGTTGACGGATGGGTGGGGCTTGCTTTAAGTCTGTTTTTCCTCAGCTTATTGTTTTTGCTTGCGATTACAGTCCTGTATGCTTTTCCGGCTTTTGTCCACTACCGCATGGGGATTCTGCAATATGTAAGGTGTGCGCTGGGTTTGGGCATGTCCCACTTACCGCTTACCTTGTTGATGTTTGTATCTATTTTTCTTATCGGCTGTCTGTATGTCTATCTGCCGGGTCTGATTCCCGCGTTTGGTTTTAGTTTGGTCGCTTTTGTCATTATGAAGTTGTCCATGATTGTTTTTTCCAAAGCAGAAGAACGATTTGCCGATCAAAGCACTTCTTAG
- a CDS encoding CoA-binding protein, giving the protein MHQNPGEDQLKAMLTKAKTIAVVGLSDKPHRTSHMIAQALQKAGYRIIPVNPALQEPVLGEQPYRSVTEIEEAIDIVNVFRRSEHCVPIARDAVAAGAKAIWFQQGVINEEAAVLAQDAGLTVVMDRCIKVDHAILLGRTST; this is encoded by the coding sequence ATGCATCAAAATCCGGGAGAAGACCAACTCAAAGCCATGCTGACGAAAGCGAAAACGATTGCGGTCGTCGGCTTATCCGATAAACCCCACCGTACCAGCCATATGATCGCCCAGGCCCTACAGAAGGCGGGATATCGCATTATCCCCGTCAATCCTGCCTTACAAGAACCGGTCTTGGGTGAGCAGCCGTACCGGTCCGTGACGGAGATTGAAGAAGCGATCGATATCGTCAATGTGTTCCGTCGTAGCGAACATTGTGTACCGATCGCCCGTGATGCAGTCGCGGCCGGTGCAAAGGCCATCTGGTTTCAACAAGGTGTGATCAATGAAGAAGCGGCGGTGCTTGCACAGGATGCAGGCCTAACGGTAGTGATGGATCGCTGCATAAAAGTGGACCACGCGATTTTATTGGGTCGCACATCAACTTAA
- a CDS encoding isocitrate/isopropylmalate family dehydrogenase encodes MEKKSIVVLDGDQTGQELLEEALRVIAPDVIGMEIDLEHYDLSLENRRATQNEIVYEAARAMKEAGYGLKAATITPEEKGDVGSPNAILRKEIDGKVIIRTGRRIPGVVPVAGTFSPISVIRMAVGDAYGAKEWREGEGVDEVAYRTETVDRKTCRAVAEYAFRHAKRTKSKVFGGPKYTVSPVYEGMLKEEMDEASKRYPEVAYDPQLIDATYALLLNSPGDPLVIPALNRDGDCLSDMVLQLFGSIAGSESILMSFDEDFNPQVVMAEAPHGTAPSLYKKNVANPMAMILATASLLTHFHEPQASAASRAIYEATIETVREGVRTSDLGGNATTSEFTDEVIAKVQTKLEVWNSLQM; translated from the coding sequence GTGGAGAAGAAAAGCATCGTCGTTCTGGACGGAGACCAAACCGGCCAAGAACTGTTGGAAGAAGCTCTGCGTGTTATCGCTCCCGATGTGATCGGGATGGAAATCGATTTAGAACACTATGATCTTAGTTTGGAAAACCGTCGTGCCACCCAAAACGAAATCGTTTATGAAGCGGCACGGGCCATGAAAGAAGCCGGTTACGGATTAAAAGCGGCCACCATCACCCCAGAAGAAAAAGGGGACGTGGGCAGCCCTAACGCTATTTTGCGCAAGGAGATCGACGGGAAAGTGATCATTCGAACCGGACGCCGCATCCCTGGTGTGGTGCCTGTAGCCGGGACCTTCTCTCCAATCTCCGTCATCCGCATGGCCGTAGGTGATGCTTATGGTGCCAAAGAATGGCGCGAAGGCGAAGGGGTGGATGAGGTCGCCTACCGTACGGAAACGGTCGATCGCAAAACATGTCGTGCCGTCGCTGAATATGCCTTTCGCCATGCCAAACGTACCAAATCAAAAGTATTCGGCGGTCCCAAATATACGGTCAGTCCCGTTTATGAAGGCATGTTGAAGGAAGAGATGGATGAAGCCAGCAAACGGTACCCGGAGGTTGCCTACGACCCCCAATTGATCGATGCCACCTATGCACTGTTGTTGAACAGCCCTGGCGATCCGCTGGTAATCCCGGCCCTCAACCGCGACGGTGATTGCCTCAGCGACATGGTGTTGCAACTGTTTGGCTCCATCGCCGGTTCGGAGTCCATCCTGATGAGCTTTGACGAAGATTTTAATCCGCAAGTCGTAATGGCGGAAGCCCCTCACGGCACGGCGCCTTCCCTGTATAAAAAGAATGTCGCCAACCCGATGGCCATGATTTTGGCTACTGCTTCCCTGTTAACTCACTTTCATGAACCGCAAGCGTCAGCAGCGTCTCGTGCGATCTACGAAGCGACGATTGAGACGGTACGTGAAGGGGTTCGCACATCCGACTTGGGCGGAAACGCCACTACCTCTGAATTTACTGATGAGGTAATCGCCAAGGTTCAAACCAAGTTGGAGGTATGGAACAGCCTACAGATGTAA